Proteins found in one candidate division KSB1 bacterium genomic segment:
- a CDS encoding Gfo/Idh/MocA family oxidoreductase, whose product MSEAKLENHLSRRDFLVGAGAAASLTIIKPDLVRGTVANSRIKLGLIGCGGRGQWIMELFKKHGGYEIHAGHDYFADRVNEFGDKFGIPKNRRFTGLYGYRGLLASGVEAVAIESPPYFHPQQAAEAVESGAHVYLAKPIAVDVPGCRTVEQSGQKAAQKGLVFLVDFQTRANPFFIEALKRVHAGALGKLAFGEAIYHADTPFAHMHPYVDKEKPSAEDWLRAWGLSRELSGDIITEQNIHTIDVMSWIMNCEPVKAAGTCGHLMRSPKYCHDYFSLVFEYPDHVAVTFSSRQFNGFGTQPEGIRNRMFGSKGVLETEYGGRVLIRGDNFYKGGTTEGIYGEGAEANIAAFYKSITAGDVMNPTVAPSVRSNLVTLLGRKAAYEGRPVTWAELMSDQEKLEFDLNGLEP is encoded by the coding sequence ATGAGCGAAGCAAAGCTCGAAAATCATCTATCGCGACGCGATTTTTTAGTCGGTGCCGGGGCAGCCGCGTCTTTGACGATCATCAAGCCGGACCTGGTGCGGGGCACCGTCGCCAACAGCAGAATCAAGCTCGGCCTGATCGGCTGCGGCGGACGAGGACAGTGGATTATGGAGTTGTTCAAGAAACATGGCGGCTATGAAATCCATGCCGGTCATGACTACTTTGCAGATCGGGTCAACGAGTTCGGCGACAAATTCGGCATCCCGAAGAATCGCCGCTTCACGGGTCTGTATGGTTACCGCGGCCTCCTTGCTTCCGGAGTCGAGGCGGTTGCGATCGAGAGTCCGCCCTACTTTCACCCGCAGCAGGCGGCCGAGGCAGTGGAGTCGGGCGCACACGTTTACTTGGCCAAACCGATAGCCGTCGACGTGCCGGGCTGCCGCACCGTCGAGCAGAGCGGACAAAAAGCAGCGCAGAAGGGTCTGGTCTTTCTCGTCGACTTTCAAACCCGGGCGAACCCGTTTTTCATCGAAGCGCTCAAGCGCGTGCATGCGGGCGCGCTCGGCAAATTGGCCTTCGGCGAGGCGATCTATCACGCCGACACGCCTTTTGCGCATATGCATCCGTACGTCGACAAGGAAAAACCCTCCGCCGAAGATTGGCTGCGCGCATGGGGATTAAGCCGCGAGCTCTCCGGCGACATCATTACCGAGCAGAACATCCATACCATCGACGTCATGTCGTGGATCATGAATTGCGAGCCGGTCAAAGCCGCGGGCACCTGCGGTCACTTGATGCGCAGTCCCAAGTATTGCCATGATTATTTCAGCCTTGTCTTTGAATATCCCGACCATGTCGCGGTAACCTTTAGTTCGCGGCAGTTCAACGGGTTCGGCACGCAGCCCGAAGGCATCCGCAACCGCATGTTCGGCTCAAAGGGTGTGTTGGAGACCGAGTACGGCGGCAGGGTTTTGATTCGCGGCGACAATTTTTACAAAGGCGGTACCACGGAAGGCATCTACGGCGAAGGGGCGGAGGCCAATATTGCGGCCTTTTATAAGAGCATCACGGCCGGCGACGTTATGAACCCGACGGTTGCGCCGAGCGTGCGCAGCAACCTCGTCACCCTGTTGGGTCGCAAAGCCGCCTATGAAGGCCGTCCCGTTACCTGGGCCGAATTGATGTCGGATCAGGAAAAGCTCGAATTCGACCTCAACGGACTCGAGCCGTAA
- a CDS encoding LacI family transcriptional regulator, with translation MNATIKDVAKRAGVSISTVSLVLNRKGSVSKETELKVLQAVEELNFHPQRTARGLVTKQTGNFGFILSSDHFSQAEPFYTKIFLGTEFEARSHDYYILLTTVEPSVSAKTMPRFLLERNVDGVILAGAVPRELVDYLDKIALPFVLVDYYFAERNDSVVLMDNASGIRQALDHLLGLGHKEFAFIGGDMRHPSMQKRCRTFRAYLEEKGIVLNEAAIECDDERSGPEAGFAAANRLLDKGLSVTAIVAANDAMAVGVLRACRDRKLRIPEDIAVTGFDNVESSITARPTLTTIHVPKEEMGAAAVRHLVDLIRGEQSLGMRIIMPVRLIPRESTLGAKSGT, from the coding sequence ATGAATGCGACCATCAAAGACGTCGCCAAGCGGGCGGGAGTTTCCATTTCTACTGTTTCGCTGGTTCTGAACCGTAAAGGTTCGGTCTCGAAAGAGACGGAGCTTAAGGTCCTGCAGGCTGTCGAAGAACTGAATTTCCATCCCCAGCGAACCGCCCGCGGATTGGTCACCAAGCAAACCGGCAACTTTGGTTTTATCCTCAGCAGCGACCACTTTTCCCAAGCCGAGCCTTTTTACACCAAAATATTCCTCGGCACCGAATTCGAGGCTCGTTCACACGATTATTACATTCTTTTGACCACTGTCGAACCTTCGGTTTCCGCTAAAACGATGCCGCGCTTTCTGCTCGAGCGCAATGTCGACGGCGTCATTCTTGCGGGCGCCGTGCCGCGCGAGTTGGTTGATTACCTCGACAAAATCGCGCTGCCCTTTGTGTTGGTGGATTATTATTTTGCCGAGCGCAACGATTCGGTCGTTTTGATGGATAACGCTTCCGGAATCCGACAGGCGCTTGATCATTTGTTGGGGCTCGGACATAAAGAATTCGCCTTCATCGGCGGCGACATGCGCCATCCCAGTATGCAAAAACGCTGCAGAACCTTTCGCGCTTATCTTGAGGAGAAAGGCATTGTCCTGAATGAGGCGGCAATCGAATGCGATGATGAGAGAAGCGGCCCGGAAGCCGGTTTTGCCGCTGCGAATCGATTGCTCGACAAGGGGCTTTCCGTTACCGCCATCGTCGCCGCAAACGATGCCATGGCCGTCGGAGTTTTACGCGCCTGTCGCGACCGCAAGCTGCGCATTCCCGAAGACATCGCCGTGACCGGATTTGACAATGTCGAGTCGTCGATCACGGCGCGGCCGACGTTGACGACGATCCACGTACCCAAGGAAGAGATGGGCGCGGCTGCGGTACGCCACTTGGTCGATCTTATTCGCGGCGAACAAAGCCTCGGTATGCGCATCATTATGCCGGTCAGGCTGATTCCGAGAGAATCGACGCTGGGTGCCAAGAGCGGAACTTGA